From Nicotiana tabacum cultivar K326 chromosome 20, ASM71507v2, whole genome shotgun sequence, one genomic window encodes:
- the LOC142174444 gene encoding uncharacterized protein LOC142174444: protein MSDPCSFTIPCTIRSYAFARALCDLGASINLMSLAVYTKLDFVILYYQVDDDIPIILGRPFLATRRALIDCETRELKMRLNNEKVIFNVQQSMRKPNEYANCSLVEAVDVILHKDDVTLTAKDPLEACLTNLEEMDGNGLAEWVMALEGRGF, encoded by the exons ATGTCTGACCCATGtagctttacaattccatgcactataAGGAGTTATGCCTTTGCAAGGGCATTATGTGACTTAGGAGCCAGCATAAATTTGATGTCTCTGGCTGTATACACCAAATTGG actTTGTTATTCTGTACTATCAAGTAGATGATGATATACCTATCATTTTAGGGAGGCCATTCTTAGCCACTAGGAGAGCATTGATTGATTGTGAGACTAGGGAACTAAAAATGAGGCTGAACAATGAAAAAGTCATATTCAACGTTCAGCAATCTATGAGGAAACCCAATGAATATGCTAATTGCTCCTTAGTGGAGGCAGTGGATGTGATCCTGCACAAAGATGATGTGACCTTGACTGCTAAAGATCCATTAGAGGCTTGCCTAACAAACTTAGAGGAAATGGATGGTAACGGGTTAGCTGAGTGGGTCATGGCACTTGAAGGCCGAGGATTCTAG
- the LOC107784207 gene encoding exocyst complex component SEC15A, producing MSAKTKRRTATENGDTATAEDSVLVTMINNGEDLGPMVRLSFESGKPDALLQQLKNVVKKKEVEIEELCKLHYEEFIVAVDELRGVLVDAEELKAELQTDNLKLQDVGSTLLLKLEEFLESYSIKKNVTEAIKMSGNCVQVLELCAKCNNHISEGRFYPALKAVDLIEKNYLQHIPVKPLRTMIEKRIPLIKSHIEKRVTSEVNEWLVHIRSTGKDIGQTAIGYAASARQRDEDMLARQRKAEEQSCLGLGDFTYTLDVEEINEESVLKFDLTPLYRAYHIHGCLGIQEQFREYYYKNRLLQLSSDLQISLSQPFLESHQTFLAQIAGYFIVEDRVLRTAGGLLLPNQVETMWETAVGKVTSLLEQQFSHMDTASHLLMVKDYVTLLGATLRQYGYEVSPILGTLNSSREKYHELLLAECRQQITAVVTNDTFEQMVMKRESDYQANVLLFHLQTSDIMPAFPFIAPFSSMVPECCRIVKSFIKDSVNYLSYGSQMNFFDFVKKYLDKLLIDVLNEVLLETIYSGTTGVSQAMQIAANIAVLERACDFFLQHAAQQCGIPVRSVERPQGSLTAKIVLKTSRDAAYIALLSLVNAKLDEFMSLTENVHWTAEDAPQNGNECMNEVVIYLDTLLSTAQQILPLDALYKVGIGALEHISNSIVGTFLSDSIKRFNANAVMSINHDLKVLESFADERFHSTGLSEVYKDGSFRSCLLEARQLINLLLSSQPENFMNPVIREKNYNALDYKKVATICDKYKDSADGLFGSLASRNTKQSARKKSMDVLKKRLRDFN from the coding sequence ATGAGTGCTAAAACCAAGAGGAGAACGGCCACAGAAAATGGAGACACAGCCACAGCAGAAGATTCTGTTCTTGTGACTATGATCAATAATGGGGAAGATCTAGGTCCTATGGTCAGGCTTTCTTTTGAAAGCGGGAAGCCTGATGCCCTTCTACAGCAGCTTAAGAATGTCGTCAAAAAGAAAGAAGTTGAAATAGAGGAGCTTTGTAAGCTTCACTATGAGGAATTTATTGTTGCAGTGGATGAGCTGCGTGGTGTCTTGGTTGATGCAGAAGAGTTAAAAGCTGAGTTGCAAACTGATAATCTGAAGCTGCAAGATGTTGGGAGTACCCTTCTTTTAAAACTTGAAGAGTTTCTTGAATCTTATTCAATTAAGAAAAATGTTACAGAAGCGATTAAGATGTCAGGCAACTGTGTCCAAGTGTTGGAACTTTGTGCCAAATGTAACAACCACATTTCTGAAGGTCGGTTTTACCCTGCTCTGAAGGCTGTTGATCTCATTGAGAAAAATTATTTGCAGCATATTCCTGTCAAGCCACTCAGGACTATGATAGAGAAGAGAATACCACTGATCAAATCGCACATTGAGAAGAGAGTAACTAGTGAAGTTAATGAATGGCTTGTTCACATAAGGAGTACAGGAAAGGATATCGGGCAAACAGCAATAGGATATGCTGCATCTGCTCGTCAGAGGGATGAGGATATGCTAGCCCGTCAAAGAAAAGCTGAGGAACAAAGTTGTTTGGGTTTGGGAGACTTCACTTATACCCTTGATGTTGAAGAGATTAATGAAGAATCTGTTCTAAAGTTTGACCTAACGCCTCTTTATCGAGCATATCACATTCATGGTTGTCTGGGGATCCAAGAACAGTTTCGTGAATATTACTACAAGAACCGCTTATTGCAGCTGAGTTCAGATTTGCAGATTTCCTTGTCACAACCATTTCTAGAATCCCATCAAACCTTCTTGGCTCAGATTGCAGGTTATTTCATTGTCGAGGATCGGGTATTAAGGACTGCTGGTGGGCTGCTCTTGCCAAATCAGGTTGAGACAATGTGGGAAACAGCTGTTGGTAAAGTAACATCACTCTTGGAACAGCAATTTTCCCACATGGATACTGCTAGCCATCTCCTCATGGTCAAGGATTATGTGACTCTTCTTGGGGCAACCCTCAGACAGTATGGTTATGAAGTGAGCCCAATTCTTGGGACTCTAAATAGTAGTCGAGAAAAATATCATGAACTTCTTTTGGCGGAGTGTAGGCAACAAATAACTGCTGTAGTCACCAATGATACATTTGAGCAGATGGTAATGAAGAGGGAGTCAGATTATCAGGCAAATGTCCTATTGTTCCATCTACAGACCTCTGATATAATGCCAGCTTTCCCTTTTATTGCTCCATTCTCTTCCATGGTGCCTGAATGCTGTCGCATTGTTAAGTCATTCATCAAAGATTCTGTCAATTATTTATCATATGGGAGCCAAATGAACttttttgattttgtcaaaaAGTATTTGGATAAGCTCTTGATTGATGTACTGAATGAAGTCCTACTTGAGACTATTTACAGCGGTACTACTGGTGTGTCTCAGGCAATGCAAATTGCTGCAAATATAGCTGTTTTAGAAAGGGCTTGTGATTTTTTTCTTCAACATGCAGCCCAACAATGTGGCATTCCAGTCCGTTCAGTTGAAAGGCCTCAAGGCAGTTTAACAGCTAAGATTGTCCTCAAAACTTCAAGAGATGCTGCTTATATTGCACTGCTAAGCTTAGTAAATGCGAAATTGGATGAATTCATGTCACTCACAGAAAATGTCCATTGGACAGCAGAAGATGCACCTCAGAATGGCAATGAATGCATGAATGAGGTCGTTATATATCTTGACACCCTCTTGTCCACTGCTCAACAAATTTTACCTCTTGATGCTTTGTATAAAGTTGGGATTGGAGCTCTTGAGCATATCTCCAATTCAATTGTGGGAACTTTTCTCAGTGACTCGATAAAGAGATTCAATGCTAATGCAGTAATGAGCATCAACCATGATTTGAAAGTATTGGAGTCATTTGCCGATGAGAGGTTTCACAGTACTGGGTTGAGTGAAGTTTACAAGGACGGCAGCTTTCGAAGTTGCTTGCTAGAAGCTAGACAATTGATAAACCTCCTTCTAAGCAGTCAACCAGAGAACTTTATGAATCCTGTCATAAGGGAGAAGAACTATAATGCTCTAGATTATAAAAAGGTTGCCACTATCTGTGACAAGTATAAGGACTCAGCTGATGGACTCTTTGGAAGTCTTGCAAGCAGAAATACAAAGCAGAGTGCCCGTAAGAAATCAATGGATGTGCTGAAGAAGAGATTGCGGGATTTCAACTGA